The window GCTATTATTATAAGTATTGATCCCGTTACTATCCATATTAAAAATAATTTACCCATATACTTCATCCAATCCTCATAAGAAACATTTGCTATTGCTAAGAATCCCATCAAAGCTGACGATGTTGGAAGAACATAGTTACTAAATCCGTCACCAAAATTAAATGCTAAAACTGCAGTTTGTCTAGTCATTCCAATCATATCTGCTACTGGTAACATTATTGGCATTGTTACTGCTGCTTGCCCACTTCCTGATGTTACTAATCCATTAATAAATAATTGCATTAAAAACATCCCAATAGATTGAAATACGTGTGGTAATGATGCTAACATGTTACCTAAATAATAAACAGCTGTATCTAAAATTTTTCCATCATCTAATATTATAGAAATTGTTCTTGCTATCCCTATTATTAAAGCTCCAAATACCAGTGCTTTAGCTCCACTTACAAACTCTTTTGCTATAGTACTTGGAGAAAATCCATACGCTAACCCTCCTAAAATTGCCATCCATATAAATAAGGCAGCACTTTGATTTAATCCCCAATGCCAAGCTGCTCCTCCATATATTAACAATCCAAATAATCCTACTACAATTGCCAAAACTAAGTAGTGCTTTTTCTCTATTTCTGGCATTGAATTTTCTCCATTTTCAAGATTATTTTCTAATTTTTCTAAATCCCTAACTACACTCAACTCTGGATTTGCTTTTATTTTTTTAGCATAACTCAATATATAAATATTTGTTACAATTAAAAATACAATTAAACAGAATATTCTATATCCCAATCCTGAAAACATTGGCAATCCTGCTAAAGCTTGTGCAACTCCTGTTGTAAATGGATTAAATGTTCCTGTACTAAATCCTATAGCTCCACCTAATGCTACCATAGAAATTCCTACTATAGCATCATATCCCATCGATCTAGCTAAAATTATTGCTACTGGTGCAAATCCTATAAACGTGTTAACTCCCATACTCATACAAGCTATTGCAAATATTGTTGTAAAAGCCGGAATTAAAAGTCCATCTTTATTTGAGAAAACTTTAGTTACTTTACCCGTTAAAGCCTGAAACATTCCTGTTTTTATAATTACATGAAACGCTCCTCCAACTATTAGTACTAAAAATATTATACTACTAGACTTATTTAAAGCATCTACTATTTTAAATGGAATATCTAAAAAACTAACAGGTGTATTTTTTATAAAAGTAAATTGATCTGCCACAATAATTGTTTTTCCTGTTGCAGCATCTTTAATTCTTGGAAAATGCCCCGCTGGAACAACCCAAGTTAATAGTGCAGCAAAAATAATTAATCCAAAAATAATTACATACGTATGAGGAAAACTCATTTTACTTCTACTTTTTTCTTTTTTACTCATTTTACCCTCCAAAAATGTTTTTAAAAAATTATTTTAAATATAAAATGTTTATTAACATTCATAAATATACTATTTTATTTTTTTATAGTCAAGTTTTTTTTGAACCATTTGTACTATTTTTTATTGTTTTTTTCTACATTTTATCTATTTATATATTTTTAAAAATATGTTAAGCTATAAATATAAATATTTTTAAGGAGATTACTATGATTGATTCTTTACAAAAAAGAATTGCTAATAAAAGCTTAACTAAAACTGAAACTATTATTGCAGATTTCTTTTTTAATAATGAAAATAGAATATATTTTTTAACTTCTAGTGATATAGCAAATGAACTACAAATAAGTGATACTTCTGTTATTAGATTTGTAAAATCTTTAGGTTTTAATAATTTTAAGGAATTTAAAGACAGCTTAAAAGAACAAGTAAGTAATAAAATTCTTACTCCATCTGAAAAATTAAGTTTAAATGAAGAAATTTTAAAAACAACTAATTTAATCGAAACTTTTACTAATTCAATTTTTAAAAACATCCAAGAAACAATTAATATTAATTCTTATAAAAAAATTGAAAAAATAATTAATATTCTTTACAAAGCTCATAAAAAATATATTGTTGGTTTTAAAAGTGTTTCTGGAGCAACATCATTTTTTGGATTACGTTTGGGATTTATTTTAAAAAATGTCATTACACATAATTCAAATAATTCTGAACTAATAAAAAATATTGTTGATATTCAAAAAGATGATTGTTTATTTTTAATAGCCCATCCAAAATATTCTAAAACTTATCCTCTTCTAATTGAAATAGCTAAAAAAGCTGGGGCTAAAGTTATTATTGTTACAGATAAATCTACCTCACCTGTTGCTAATAGTGGTGATATAACCATATTTACAGATATAAGAGGAATTAGTTATTTTAATTCAATTATTTCTACTCAAGCGCTACTAGAATTTATTTTAACTTCTATGAGTAAAAATTTAGATGAAGAATCTAAAAAACGTTTAATTTATATTAATGAACTTTTAAATGAAAATAAATAAAAGGATTTTCTTTTTTTTTGAGTAATTTTATTAAATAACTCAAATAATTTTAAGAGGTGATTTTATGTGGAAAAATTTAGGACCACTTGTAGCTTTATATCCTACTCCTGTTGTTGTTGTTGGTATGTTAGATGAATATGAAAAAGTTAACTGGATCAACATCGCACATGTTGGTATTATAGGAAATGACTCTTTAATGCTAAGTATACACAAAAATCATTTTAGTAACGAAATCATAAAAGACAAATATGCAGTTTCTATTAATATGGTTACTGAAAATATGATTGAAGCTAGTGATTTTGTTGGAATTGTTAGTGGACGAAAAGTTGATAAATCAAATGTTTTTGAATACACTATTGGAATAAAAAATGTTCCTATGATAAATTTATCTCCTATTGTTATGGAATGTGAGCTAATTGACAACTACGAAACAAAAGAACACAATCAATATATTTTAAAAGTTCGTCATACTCATATAAAATCTGAAATTCTTGATATCAATGGAAATATTGATTATAATATTTTTAAACCTATTCTTTTTGAAATGT of the Cetobacterium sp. NK01 genome contains:
- a CDS encoding YfcC family protein, which translates into the protein MSKKEKSRSKMSFPHTYVIIFGLIIFAALLTWVVPAGHFPRIKDAATGKTIIVADQFTFIKNTPVSFLDIPFKIVDALNKSSSIIFLVLIVGGAFHVIIKTGMFQALTGKVTKVFSNKDGLLIPAFTTIFAIACMSMGVNTFIGFAPVAIILARSMGYDAIVGISMVALGGAIGFSTGTFNPFTTGVAQALAGLPMFSGLGYRIFCLIVFLIVTNIYILSYAKKIKANPELSVVRDLEKLENNLENGENSMPEIEKKHYLVLAIVVGLFGLLIYGGAAWHWGLNQSAALFIWMAILGGLAYGFSPSTIAKEFVSGAKALVFGALIIGIARTISIILDDGKILDTAVYYLGNMLASLPHVFQSIGMFLMQLFINGLVTSGSGQAAVTMPIMLPVADMIGMTRQTAVLAFNFGDGFSNYVLPTSSALMGFLAIANVSYEDWMKYMGKLFLIWIVTGSILIIIANWIGYGPF
- a CDS encoding flavin reductase family protein, translating into MWKNLGPLVALYPTPVVVVGMLDEYEKVNWINIAHVGIIGNDSLMLSIHKNHFSNEIIKDKYAVSINMVTENMIEASDFVGIVSGRKVDKSNVFEYTIGIKNVPMINLSPIVMECELIDNYETKEHNQYILKVRHTHIKSEILDINGNIDYNIFKPILFEMSTKSYYKLGEKVGNCWKIGENFSK
- a CDS encoding MurR/RpiR family transcriptional regulator translates to MIDSLQKRIANKSLTKTETIIADFFFNNENRIYFLTSSDIANELQISDTSVIRFVKSLGFNNFKEFKDSLKEQVSNKILTPSEKLSLNEEILKTTNLIETFTNSIFKNIQETININSYKKIEKIINILYKAHKKYIVGFKSVSGATSFFGLRLGFILKNVITHNSNNSELIKNIVDIQKDDCLFLIAHPKYSKTYPLLIEIAKKAGAKVIIVTDKSTSPVANSGDITIFTDIRGISYFNSIISTQALLEFILTSMSKNLDEESKKRLIYINELLNENK